ccattttaaggctttgcaactgCAGCTCTTTTGTTGAGAAAAGTGGGTGGCTCTGAAAAGAGCCTTTGTTTTGCGAACCTGCCTAAAGAAGAGTTTTATTTGGAGCTGGTGTACTTGGTGACGGCCTTGGTGCCCTCGGAGACGGCGTGCTTGGCCAGCTCGCCCGGCAGCAGGAGGCGCACGGCGGTCTGGATCTCGCGGGAGGTGATGGTGGAGCGCTTGTTGTAGTGGGCCAGGCGGGAGGCCTCGCCGGCGATGCGCTCGAAGATGTCGTTGACGAAGGAGTTCATGATGCTCATGGCCTTGGAGGAGATGCCGGTGTCCGGGTGGACCTGCTTCAGCACCTTGTACACGTAGATGGAGTAGCTCTCCTTGCGGCTCTTCTTGCGCTTCTTGTCCCCCTTCTTCTGCGTCTTGGTCACGGCTTTCTTGGAGCCCTTCTTGGCCGCAGGCGCGGACTTGGCTGGCTCAGGCATCTCTGCAGCGACGTCCAccaacagcagcagaaaagaaatAAACGACGCGGTGTGGGCTGCCCTTATTTATAGGGCTGCCATGCTAATGAGGGTGTCGAAATCCTCCCTTCCTATTGGCTGGGTCTTTATTCAGTGGTTAAATAAACATGCAAATGAACGCATTCTACCCTCCTCCGTTTCTATTGGCCGAAGGCGCAACGCCGGCTGCCTACTGGTCACTGGAGAAAGCCAGCCAATCTATTGGTCAGAGGAGAGCATCTCTGAGAATGAGCCAATAGGAAGTCGCGACTGGAAGCTGCCCGAGTGAATAAAAGGCAGAGAAGCCCTTGGAAGAACTCAGTAAGTTTTTGCTCCTTGGAGTAGTTCTGGTTACTTTAGTTTAACTTTATTTGTGGCTCCATCGTCATGTCGGGACGCGGCAAGCAGGGCGGCAAGGCGCGGGCCAAGGCGAAGACGCGCTCGTCGCGGGCCGGGCTGCAGTTCCCGGTGGGCCGCGTGCACCGGCTGCTGCGCAAGGGCAACTACGCCGAGCGGGTGGGGGCCGGCGCGCCGGTCTACCTGGCGGCCGTGCTGGAGTACCTGACGGCCGAGATCCTGGAGCTGGCGGGCAACGCGGCGCGCGACAACAAGAAGACGCGCATCATCCCCCGCCACCTGCAGCTGGCCATCCGCAACGACGAGGAGCTCAACAAGCTGCTGGGCAAAGTCA
This genomic window from Euleptes europaea isolate rEulEur1 chromosome 18, rEulEur1.hap1, whole genome shotgun sequence contains:
- the LOC130489705 gene encoding histone H2A type 2-C-like codes for the protein MSGRGKQGGKARAKAKTRSSRAGLQFPVGRVHRLLRKGNYAERVGAGAPVYLAAVLEYLTAEILELAGNAARDNKKTRIIPRHLQLAIRNDEELNKLLGKVTIAQGGVLPNIQAVLLPKKTESHKAKGK